Proteins from a genomic interval of Candidatus Hamiltonella defensa 5AT (Acyrthosiphon pisum):
- the traO gene encoding conjugal transfer protein TraO → MKIEQELAREAGKSLILLMICIVVLAVLIYLILQWTDTPIETKSIVQIDSVASQTGRPTKESAEYRALLEKYNRTESEKAREEGQSFVARIREGTEENQKPSPASLPDENRYAPPPVTEQEKGSAFTETGANEHRRKAIDTLLQELNAQWQPVAFQLAPLIEGGEAVSEGTWTDSVAQQSTAPLPLTGNDITEKAIVAPYTRVPAVIETAVDSDNPDSQVLAKIPTGAYAGAQLQAKRVQLVGDGLSIHFERMSWRGQTYAVEAYALDEKTLQSSVASTVNHRYFSRIILPAVAMGMGRAGQLFEQANTQNTITPQGTVIQTRASNPDGRAIAGTIVGGIGQQAAQVMTHDAARLPIQQVTLHRGQIIAIQFMGGVYEKDNLRLKSERAK, encoded by the coding sequence ATGAAAATTGAACAAGAGCTCGCGAGGGAGGCGGGGAAATCATTGATATTATTGATGATCTGCATTGTTGTTTTAGCTGTGTTGATTTATTTGATCCTCCAATGGACAGACACCCCCATTGAAACGAAATCGATCGTCCAGATTGACAGTGTCGCCTCACAGACAGGCCGACCAACCAAAGAAAGCGCCGAATACCGGGCACTGTTAGAAAAATACAACAGGACTGAATCAGAAAAAGCCCGAGAGGAAGGCCAAAGCTTTGTGGCTCGCATCAGGGAAGGGACAGAAGAAAATCAAAAACCGTCCCCGGCCTCTCTTCCAGACGAAAATCGGTATGCGCCCCCTCCTGTCACGGAGCAGGAAAAAGGAAGCGCATTCACGGAAACCGGCGCCAATGAACACCGAAGAAAAGCCATCGACACCTTGCTCCAGGAGTTAAATGCGCAATGGCAACCCGTGGCCTTTCAATTGGCCCCTCTCATTGAAGGAGGAGAAGCGGTCTCTGAAGGCACATGGACAGACAGTGTAGCCCAACAATCGACGGCCCCTCTGCCTTTGACAGGCAATGACATCACTGAGAAAGCCATTGTTGCCCCCTATACCCGTGTGCCTGCGGTGATTGAAACGGCCGTCGATTCGGATAATCCTGATTCGCAGGTACTGGCAAAAATTCCCACAGGCGCTTATGCCGGGGCGCAATTACAGGCAAAACGCGTTCAATTAGTGGGTGACGGCCTCAGCATTCACTTTGAGCGCATGAGTTGGCGCGGACAGACCTACGCCGTGGAGGCCTACGCCCTCGATGAAAAAACCTTGCAATCCTCTGTCGCCAGTACAGTCAATCATCGTTATTTTTCTCGCATTATTTTACCTGCGGTGGCGATGGGAATGGGTCGCGCAGGGCAACTGTTTGAGCAAGCCAACACTCAAAATACGATCACACCTCAAGGCACGGTGATACAAACTCGCGCCTCGAATCCTGATGGCAGGGCCATTGCAGGCACGATCGTCGGGGGGATAGGCCAACAGGCCGCTCAGGTCATGACCCATGATGCCGCGCGATTACCCATCCAACAGGTCACTCTTCACCGGGGACAAATCATCGCCATCCAGTTTATGGGCGGCGTTTATGAAAAAGATAATCTTCGTCTCAAATCAGAAAGAGCGAAATGA
- the traP gene encoding conjugal transfer protein TraP: protein MKKIIFVSNQKERNDLSIKGKNTMNETKDRFDFDERGSDHHEASNLSTEPTPPPEFPSKKKIFWGLGSKELGMFACFTVLGGAFIFWPSPSEQTGFARFASSPSVYEPSAFFKKDSEEKAIPSWNVNTQNHAALSEAFTRFQQEMALILEARRLFAEENREAIGALSARLDAKNQEIKQLKQQLGDMAIRFESQQTQKHLPDKKRAPKPDQKRPRPSSGTTGYRLHSLSQGMAWIAYQGSTYAVREGDTLGKIKIHQIDTAKRQIDTSAGVIQ from the coding sequence ATGAAAAAGATAATCTTCGTCTCAAATCAGAAAGAGCGAAATGACCTTTCCATCAAAGGAAAAAATACCATGAACGAAACAAAAGATCGGTTTGATTTTGATGAAAGAGGCTCAGATCATCATGAGGCCTCCAACCTCTCTACAGAGCCCACACCCCCCCCTGAATTCCCTTCAAAAAAGAAGATTTTTTGGGGTTTAGGGTCAAAGGAATTGGGGATGTTCGCTTGTTTTACGGTTCTTGGAGGTGCCTTTATTTTTTGGCCGTCTCCCTCAGAGCAAACCGGTTTCGCGCGTTTTGCCTCTTCACCGTCGGTGTATGAGCCCTCTGCTTTTTTTAAAAAAGATTCAGAGGAAAAAGCCATCCCCTCATGGAATGTCAATACGCAAAACCACGCGGCTCTGTCTGAGGCATTCACCCGCTTTCAACAAGAAATGGCCCTCATTCTCGAAGCCCGCCGTCTTTTTGCTGAGGAAAACAGGGAAGCCATTGGGGCTTTATCCGCTCGCCTCGATGCCAAAAATCAAGAGATCAAGCAGCTCAAGCAACAACTCGGGGACATGGCCATCCGTTTCGAAAGCCAGCAAACCCAAAAGCACCTCCCGGATAAAAAAAGGGCCCCAAAACCCGATCAAAAAAGACCTCGACCTTCCTCAGGAACAACCGGCTATCGCCTTCATAGCCTGTCACAGGGCATGGCGTGGATCGCTTATCAAGGCAGCACTTATGCGGTGCGCGAAGGCGACACATTGGGAAAAATAAAAATTCATCAAATTGACACAGCAAAACGTCAAATCGACACCTCTGCGGGGGTGATCCAATAA